The genomic stretch cAGATATTTTTTATGTAAGTTATTCGATGAACGCATAATCTACTGGGATACTTTATTGCAAGTTATTCGGTGAAGAAAAATTACGTCAGGAATTCTTTAAGTAACATTATCCGGTACACTGATATAGGATACAAAATTTTCTAATTAGAAAGTCCATATAAGATGGTCGTAAAGCTCAATAAAACATAAGACTTTGGACTTCAAATTAGAATCCAAATTTAAAGGTTTTTTTTAGGGCATTGtatcataccccaattttgtccggccatatttaaattttcgtaaattgaatttcatttttatttagcatcatatgcacagcatgGCATGCATTTCATCACGAGAATACCTCACCTTAGTTTCTTATCACTATTATGTCATTTCCGTACTACATAGAAACATGCATTTCATGAAACCCATTTTTGTCCAGTGTGATTTATTATACGAATACAAGGAAAAGGACATGATGAAAGGATGTTACATAGGGTGGAATACTAAGTTGACCTCAAGGTCATAAGCAGGTCTCATCATGCAAGTATTGGGGAAATGAATCCAATAGCATGGCCATGAGCATGTGTGATTACGAGCAATGATTGCTAATGCGCCCAAGTTGGTTTGCAACTTTGTTAACTTTACCTTTGCTTTGGAAGCATGGATCACTTTAAAAGTTTGCATCTTCTCGAACATAGATGACAAAGGgcaatgaaattcatgaataaTTCAAAATAAATTCACAGCTTTCTTCTTCATCTATATTCGCAATTCTTTTGAGTGATATATTGAGGAGTCCCTTAGAATGGGTAATAAGTGGTTATTTATGCATTAACAGGCCCATGGACTTCAAGATGCAACATTGTTTGGTTTAGAATTTCGGTTACAAGCAATCCTAGGTTCTGAATAATATTACAGCCAAGCCAAATGGAAGAAAtaattttctggaaaaaaaaaacaaagaatACACATCATCCTGTCATGACAGTCGCCCATGCCCTTCCCTGCATTATGCTTCCACAGACCGTTTAGGAACCGCAGGGGTATCCTCCAGCACCATACTCTGACCTGCAAATCCAAGAGCCAGCAGTACCGTGCCGTCAGTGTGAACAAGAGTCCATGTGCGCCAGGGAAATGCAAATGAATACATGGTTTGTTTCTGTTGTCGCCGCCTGCTATAAGTCTAGTACCTGCTGCAAGCCAAATCCAAACGTGTATAACATAAACCCAAAACTGCAACCTGCAAAAACCGCAGAAGCTCCACATTAATACAAACAGCAAGCCAAGGAGATACTTTTACTGATGGGTCGGTTAAATACACAATGATTTCTATGATGTACCTAAACCTGCGATGTCTTTAGCTGTACAACCTGTCTCAAAAGATTCTGGAGAGCAATTTTCGAAAGCTTTGAACCGCTTCCAAAGAGAGGACCCTACATTCCGTGTTGGCTTGGACCCAGGGAATGGGCAGACAATCATTTCTGGAATGGGAGAACTACACTTAGATATCTATGATGAACGCATTGTGAGGGAATACAAGGTTGATGCAGTTGGAAAGCCCCGTGTAAACTTCAGAGAAACTGTTACTCAGCATGCTGATTTGGATTATTTACATAAGAAGCAATCTGGAGGGCGAGGACAATATGGACGTGTGATTGGGTATATTGAACCACTTCTTACTGAGTCGGGAACTAAGTTTGAATTTGAAAGCATGCTTGTTGGCCAAGCTGTTCCATCAAATTTTGTCCCTGCAATTGAGAAAGCTGCCAACTCATGTGCATTAATTGGACATCCAGTTGAAAATCTCCGAGTTGTCTTGACAGATGGTGCTGCTCATGTTGTTGATTCCAGTGAACTTGCCTTTAAAATGGCTTCTGTCTATGCTTTTAGACAGTGTTACACAGCTTCCAGACCGGTTATATTAGAACCTGTTATCAAACCAGGACAGATGTTATTCCAAAGACTGAACCATAGCAAAAACTTGTTACCAAAACACCAATAAGCCAACAAAAGAGATAAAATAGGAGGACTTTACCGCGATGCTCTAAAGAGAAAACCAATGAGTAAAGCACGGAAGGAAATGTTACCATAGCTTGCTGCAAAATCGACACTAGCTTGCAACAACTAACCAAACGGCGTCAATGGGTAGCAATCACCTAGCAATGTATAGCAGTCAGTGACAATGCAGGGTAAACATACTAATTTGCACCAAGGGGGCAGGCCAATAATACCTGATCACTAAGCTTCGACCAATGTTGCAATAAGAAAATGCCATGGGACGATGATCATGCTGCAGACTAAGCCAGAAGCCTGTTACAGAAGATGTGCCCTTTACCAATTGCTGTCATAAATAACACCAACCTGCAAAAGAGGACCAAGGTCACTCCAATGGCTAAACCAGCAAAATACATATTCATTAGCAGTAAGAAACAGGGCAGTGGGAATGCAAATACTACTATGCTGTACCAATGCTATGCCATGATGCAGTACTAATCCAGGTTCGGTCCAATCATGAAATCCATCATCGCTCATAAGACAAACCAAGCAAGAATTCCACTGAAGAATGTATGCACAAGTAAGATACCATGAGAACAATTTATCATGCTAACAAGCACACCATACCCTGAGCAAATGAACTGCAAAAATTGTACATGATTGATCCATTCAGCAATATACGATTGGACAAAGAATGTTGCATAACAGTAAAAAGGGAGAGTTGAATTTATACCACAACATGTAGGTTTCACTGCGGTAATAACTTAACAAAAGATGCCATAAGAGGGACCACCTACAATCTTGGATTTTGGCCAGCTCACAGGTGAGAGACTTGGTACCCCAGAGTTCTATAAAAGGGGGCGCTCATTCATTGAAAGATCTCTCCTTTTTTTTGCACCGTTACCCTGCCAAAACACACACCAAACCATTCATTAAAAGTTCATACGATCAAAAGCTACCCAGAGTTTCTCGCAGGAACTCTGGATTAGTTGAACTAAACCGCCAATCGCGACTTGTGATATCGAAGCGAAGAAGAAGCAAAGAGCGCAGGAGGACGAAGCGAGGAAGAGAGCAGAGAAATACCTGAAGCAGAGGAAATCTCCCATTCTCTTTGTCGGTATCCTTTCACATCTATTCATTTCGTGTTGAAACCTCTAACATGGTTGTTATTTGTTCAAATTTGAGTTTGCATTTCAATTTCCACCGCAATACGTAACGACTCGGTAACCATTGGACGAGAGTATCAATCTCGATTGTTGTTTAGGTTATTTTCCTGAACTCTTTGCATTTTAGGTTTATCGGTCTGTATACGATTTGGTTGAGTTGTATAATTTGGGGAAATTTGGGGAATTAGGGTATGATTGGTGGCCGCTAAGGCATGTTTGGCTTTGAAGCTCATAGATGAATGAGACTGTTGTTCTTTTAGGATCGAGATCAACTCCACTATTTTAAAAAACTTTCCTACCTACTTCAACTATTTAATATATTGTAAAATTCTCTCAGAATATGTAGCGAGTAATTAAACAATGTAGTATATATTATACAATATTTAATATATTGTAATGAAAAAATTAAGTACCCAAATAAAATCAATGTATTggtttaatttaattttaattctgttgttgacaattttaatttaattttaaattctttaATGTTTGAGCTCAGTTTACCCTCCCTCCGGACCCAGGTTATCATTTCCAGAGGTAGACGCTGTATTGTTTTCACTCTTCAATCGCAGTTTCAATCACCGGAATCACACGAATCACGATTCTCTTCAGTGTCGTCGGAACCTCATCGACTAGGTTAGTTGCCAATGTTAATCTACCCTTATCACTTCTTATTGTTTTTTCCACCTTCAATTTTGATATATTTTAGGTTAATTTCACATAGGTTGTAAATCGTGGCTGAGGAAGAAGAATCGATTTCATTGAACGCTGCACAAAAATGTTATCTTTTGGTAGAAATTGCTTGAAATATTGTAGCCACTTCAAAAGAAATAGCTCAAATGAGAATCTATGTTTGCAGAAATTTCCTAAGCTATTTGTTCTCAATGATTCAGTTGGGAAATATAGTTATACTCAATTTCCTGTTTTGTTTCCACTTAATAGCTTTAATTCTCATTATTATTCAACTAGAGTTCCTTCAAGGTCTTATAGAAGAAGAGTTCGAAATCGGTTTTTGAAATCCAATAAGCCGATTCTAGACCAAGCTCAGTTTCAGTTTGCACAGTCTCAGCTTCTCCCAAGGTTCACTCCTGAAGAGTTATGCAATGTTATTGCTCTTCAACGCGACCCTTTAGTTTGTTTAGAGCTTTTTCATTGGGCGTCTCACCAGCCTAGGTTTCGGCATGATTTGTCGACATTTCATGTCACCATTAAGAAGCTAGGTGATGCGAAAATGTACCAAGAAATGGATGATATTGTGAACCAGTTGCTTGCGGTTCCTTCTATTGGTTCCGAGGCGTTGTTTAACATGGTCATATATTATTTCACTGAGGCGCGGAAGTTGACAAAAGCTGTTAATGTGTTTAAGCACATGAAGAATAGTAGAAATCCAAATTTCAGTTTTAGGCCTTCGATTAAAACATATAATATTCTTTTTGGTGCACTTTTGAGCAGAGGATACAATGCTTATATAAACCTTGTGTATATGGAGACTATGAGATGTTTATTCAGGCAAATGGTGAATGACATGATCGAACCTGATATTTTTTCGTTAAATTCTATGATAAAAGGTTATGTGCTTTCTCTTCATGTTAACGATGCGTTGAGGATATTTCATCAGATGGGCGTTGTTTATGATTGCAAACCCAATTCTTTAACTTATGATTACTTGATTCATGGGTTGTGTGCCAAAGGAAGAACAGAGAATGCCAAGGAATTGTATCATGAAATGAAGACCAAAGGTTTCACTCCGAATAGTAAATCTTATAATTCGCTTGTCAATTCTTTGGCACTCGTTGGAGAGATCGATGATGCGGTAAATTATCTATGGGAGATGACTGAAAAGCAAAGATCAGTTGATTTTATTACATATAGGACTGTACTGGATGAGATATGTAGACGAGGAAAAGTTCAAGAGGCCATGAGGTTTCTACAAGAGTTGCAAGAAAAGGACCTTGTAGATGGACATACTTACAGGAAGCTTCTTTATGTACTTGAAGATGATTATGGGAACTCTGAAGACAGAATTGATTCAGGTATGCAACCTTAAATCGGTTATCATTATAGTTAGCTTTTGCTATAGCCGGGCCAGGAGTTATATTAAAATTTTGCATGTTATGTGTCAAGTTTCACAAACCGGTTAAGCAGCAACTCTTACACATACAAGCATGTGATAGAAAAGACAACACTATGTGTACAATAAATCCAACTAGCCATCCATTCTTGTGCAAGATTTTTTTTTATACTAAGAAAGTAACTCcatttttagaattttttattttatttttgttttaagaaaacactttttttgtttttggttttttcTTCTGAACTGTATTCCAAACCCAAGTTCATTTTTATTGCATTTACTTGAAGATAAGTGTGTCTTAAAAACAAGAAGTTGGGTCTTTGAATACAAGAACAAAGGTGGAATCATTCTTCATTAGATTGTGTTGGTTTATAGTTTGTTCCTAAACTAAACCCCGAAAAGATAATGAGATTGACACAGCCTGTGTTGGTTTTGCTTTGGTTTCTTGGTGTTTATGTCTCTGCTTCTTTTTGTTCCAATGTTACCTATGACCATAGAGCATTGGTTATTGATGGCAAAAGAAGGGTCCTCATTTCTGGTTCCATTCATTATCCTCGTAGCACTCCACAGGTCTCTTTATCTTTATGTTTGTGTATATAGAGATACTTGAATCCAATGTCTAGATGGTTACATTTAGTCACTTCAAATTTTTTCAAACTATTGTGTAAGTGCTCATAGATATACACTATTTATTCAATTTGTGTTTGGTGTTTGATGTTAACGATGGtagtattgttgttgttgtagatGTGGCCAGACCTTATTCAGAAATCAAAAGATGGAGGAGTTGATGTCATTGAGACTTATGTTTTCTGGAATTTGCACGAACCGGTTCGAGGACAGGTTCTGTTTTTTTCATTGTCTTTCCACTTTCATATTGTTCTTATGTCACTTTTTACATTGCATTTTGTGAGTTTTCAAAATGAATGATGGATTACATATTTTGGCTTGGCAGTATAATTTTGAAGGTAGGGGGGATTTGGTTGGATTTGTGAAGGCAGTTGCTGCAGCAGGTCTGTATGTTCATCTCCGGATCGGTCCATACGCTTGTGCGGAATGGAATTACGGGTAAAATTGGATCTTTTCACTCTATCATTTTTAACAGTTTCATACTATTGTCTAATCCATTgctttaatttttttttcttaaaCAGTGGTTTCCCTCTTTGGTTGCATTTTATTCCGGGAGTTAAGTTCAGAACTGATAATGAACCATTCAAGGAAGAGATGAAGCGGTTTACGGCGAAGATTGTGGATTTGATGAAGCAAGAGAATCTCTATGCATCACAAGGAGGACCTATTATTCTATCTCAGGTTTCATTCTCTGAAAATTATAAAAATACAAGCCAATTTTTCTTTTTTAGGGAAATTATTGCTCAGATATTTGTTATGCCAGATTGAAAATGAGTATGGAAATGTTGATATACACTATGGTCCTGCTGGTAAATCCTACATCAATTGGGCAGCATCAATGGCTACATCTCTTGATACAGGTGTTCCATGGGTTATGTGCAAGCAAGTAAACGCGCCTGATCCAATTGTATGTTTTCTTCTTTTAGCTATCCAGAGTTTTATGCAGTTTATGTTTTACTGGATTATCTTCCTACTTGATTGTTAAGTTTTGTAATATTCTATCTTAAATGCTCACAGATTAACGCGTGCAATGGATTTTACTGCGATCAATTTACACCAAACTCTAACAACAAACCGAAAATGTGGACTGAGAATTATAGTGGATGGTTAGTAGGGACCTTTTCCGTATAAATCATTTAGTTATTTGAATGGCATACTCAATATATCATCTTCGAATTCTATCAAACCACAGGTTTCTTGCATTTGGAGGTGTTGTGCCTTATAGACCTGTAGAAGATCTTGCATTTGCTGTAGCACGCTTTTTTCATCGCGGTGGAACTTTTCAAAACTACTACATGGTAATGTAACCTCTCACATGTAGTTAGTCTTGTCAAATAGAGGAGCCATAGCATAGCAAAATTTGGAAAAAAATCATTATTGCTCGGTAATAATACGCTATCATGGCGCTATAGCACGGTAGCATAACTGAATTTGAACAAACCTCTATTTTCTGTGATCCTGGATTAAAAAGATTGAATTTAGTTTAAGCTCAAAGCTAGTGATACCACAACTTTTTTTTGTTGCTTGCTCTGAAACAGTACCATGGAGGGACTAACTTTGGCCGCACGACTGGCGGACCTTTCATTTCCACTAGTTATGATTATGATGCACCTATTGATGAGTATGGTATGCAATCTTTCAACTATCATACTTATTTTGATGGTATAGAAATGTAGAAAAATATAAAATGTGTTACTTCTTGATGCAGGAATTATTAGACAGCCCAAATGGGGTCATCTTAAAGATTTGCATAAGGCCATAAAGCTTTGTGAAGAAGCACTGATAGCTACTGATCCTACAATTTCGTCTCCCGGTCCAAATCTAGAGGTAATAAATAATAGGCCGATGAAAGGTTTGATCACACTTTGCTGGTTTAAGTTATTAAATATTCAGCGAAGTGAATGGTTCAATCTCAGACTGCAGTTTACAAGACAGGAGCTGTATGCGCCGCCTTCCTTGCCAACACCGGTACAACCGATTCAACGGTAACTTTTAACGGCAATTCATATCAGTTGCCGGGGTGGTCTGTGAGCATCTTACCAGATTGCAGAAGTGTTATTCTTAATACTGCAAAGGTTTGCCTCATCAATTACCAATCAAAAGATATGATAAATCAATCTATTCTCGATATCTTTTCTTCTATTTCTTGTTCGCAAAGTACCATAAACTAAAGTTATTTTTTTCCTTACTATAGATTAATTCCGTGTCTATGACTTCAAGCTTCACAACTGAATTTTTAAAAGAGGTTGGTTCTTTGGAGAGTTCAAGTTTGAGATGGAGTTGGATTAGTGAACCGGTCGGTATTTCAAAGGCTGATGCATTCTCAAAATATGGACTACACGAGCAAATAAACACGACAGCTGATAGAAGTGACTACTTGTGGTACTCATTAAGGTATATGAGTTTTCAAGGTTGAGGCAGCTTTATTTTGACCTGCACTTCTCCGCGCCGCGTGTTAACCTTTTTCAGTTTTTTTTTGAAGCATT from Lathyrus oleraceus cultivar Zhongwan6 chromosome 7, CAAS_Psat_ZW6_1.0, whole genome shotgun sequence encodes the following:
- the LOC127106494 gene encoding beta-galactosidase 8 isoform X2, which gives rise to MDILTGSFFMYLKMIMGTLKTELIQMWPDLIQKSKDGGVDVIETYVFWNLHEPVRGQYNFEGRGDLVGFVKAVAAAGLYVHLRIGPYACAEWNYGGFPLWLHFIPGVKFRTDNEPFKEEMKRFTAKIVDLMKQENLYASQGGPIILSQIENEYGNVDIHYGPAGKSYINWAASMATSLDTGVPWVMCKQVNAPDPIINACNGFYCDQFTPNSNNKPKMWTENYSGWFLAFGGVVPYRPVEDLAFAVARFFHRGGTFQNYYMYHGGTNFGRTTGGPFISTSYDYDAPIDEYGIIRQPKWGHLKDLHKAIKLCEEALIATDPTISSPGPNLETAVYKTGAVCAAFLANTGTTDSTVTFNGNSYQLPGWSVSILPDCRSVILNTAKINSVSMTSSFTTEFLKEVGSLESSSLRWSWISEPVGISKADAFSKYGLHEQINTTADRSDYLWYSLSIVDEDNAGAQPVLHIKSLGHALHAFINGKLAGSGTGKSGRAKVKVDIPITLVAGKNTIDLLSLTVGLQNYGAFYDRVGAGITGPVILKGLKNGSTVDLSSQQWTYQVGLQGEDLGLSSGSVGQWNSQSTLPTNQPLTWYKTKFVAPSGSNPVAIDFTGMGKGEAWVNGQSIGRYWPTYIASKSGCTNSCNYRGSYSSSKCLKNCGKPSQTLYHVPRSWLRSDSNILVLFEENGGDPTKISFTTKQTESVCSHVSESHPPPIDSWNSDTESGRNIGPVLSLDCPYPNQVISSIKFASFGTPHGTCGNFNQGRCNSNKALPIVQKACIGSSSCNIGVSVNTFGNPCQGVTKSLAVEAACT
- the LOC127106494 gene encoding beta-galactosidase 8 isoform X1, yielding MRLTQPVLVLLWFLGVYVSASFCSNVTYDHRALVIDGKRRVLISGSIHYPRSTPQMWPDLIQKSKDGGVDVIETYVFWNLHEPVRGQYNFEGRGDLVGFVKAVAAAGLYVHLRIGPYACAEWNYGGFPLWLHFIPGVKFRTDNEPFKEEMKRFTAKIVDLMKQENLYASQGGPIILSQIENEYGNVDIHYGPAGKSYINWAASMATSLDTGVPWVMCKQVNAPDPIINACNGFYCDQFTPNSNNKPKMWTENYSGWFLAFGGVVPYRPVEDLAFAVARFFHRGGTFQNYYMYHGGTNFGRTTGGPFISTSYDYDAPIDEYGIIRQPKWGHLKDLHKAIKLCEEALIATDPTISSPGPNLETAVYKTGAVCAAFLANTGTTDSTVTFNGNSYQLPGWSVSILPDCRSVILNTAKINSVSMTSSFTTEFLKEVGSLESSSLRWSWISEPVGISKADAFSKYGLHEQINTTADRSDYLWYSLSIVDEDNAGAQPVLHIKSLGHALHAFINGKLAGSGTGKSGRAKVKVDIPITLVAGKNTIDLLSLTVGLQNYGAFYDRVGAGITGPVILKGLKNGSTVDLSSQQWTYQVGLQGEDLGLSSGSVGQWNSQSTLPTNQPLTWYKTKFVAPSGSNPVAIDFTGMGKGEAWVNGQSIGRYWPTYIASKSGCTNSCNYRGSYSSSKCLKNCGKPSQTLYHVPRSWLRSDSNILVLFEENGGDPTKISFTTKQTESVCSHVSESHPPPIDSWNSDTESGRNIGPVLSLDCPYPNQVISSIKFASFGTPHGTCGNFNQGRCNSNKALPIVQKACIGSSSCNIGVSVNTFGNPCQGVTKSLAVEAACT